A stretch of the Malus domestica chromosome 08, GDT2T_hap1 genome encodes the following:
- the LOC103440719 gene encoding plasma membrane ATPase 4-like, translated as MWLYSIVTYVPRDFLKFAIRYIQSGKAWNNLLENKTAFTTKKDYGKEEREAQWAAAQRTLHGLQPPEMNNLFYEKNSYRELSEIAEQAKRRAEVARLRELHTLKGHVESVVKLKGLDIDTIQQHYTV; from the exons ATGTGGCTTTACAGTATAGTGACATATGTCCCTCGTGACTTTCTTAAATTCGCAATCCGATACATTCAAAGCGGAAAGGCGTGGAATAATCTTTTGGAGAACAAG ACTGCCTTCACTACAAAGAAAGATTAtgggaaagaggagagagaagcaCAGTGGGCTGCAGCACAGAGGACCCTTCACGGCCTTCAGCCACCTGAAATGAACAACCTTTTCTATGAGAAGAACAGCTACAGGGAGCTTTCTGAGATTGCAGAACAAGCCAAGCGGAGGGCTGAGGTTGCAAG GCTTCGGGAGTTGCATACGCTGAAGGGTCATGTTGAGTCAGTTGTGAAGCTGAAAGGACTTGACATCGATACAATTCAACAACATTATACAGTTTGA
- the LOC114826467 gene encoding putative disease resistance RPP13-like protein 1 produces the protein MAELVGGAFLSSFLSVLFDRIASRPVLDFISGKKNELLMRELKLKLLTADKLVDDAEEKQMTSPTVRKWLDDLKEAIYCLGELLDEIKAEALRRQLEGEDDHSPAASSSTSGISRSESNPSSPSDEFQIPTDFPIPPMPTMGSTPMWDHSNKEFNIGHKKELVKLLLGSMSLPSSEGKMTKKRALEALRLNDPTGPKIGVLPIVGMGGIGKSTLAQLVYKDVKGDFDVQAWVFVGGEIDILQIAQTIHGKITKNPCTITDLDLLSEELEGVLTGKKFLFVLDDVWSEDYLLWNNLMTHFNSCGGNIRGRFLVVICKACLHGRQCYYCPSVS, from the exons ATGGCTGAGTTGGTAGGCGgagcttttctctcttctttcctctctgTTTTGTTCGACCGGATAGCTTCCCGTCCCGTCCTCGATTTCATCTCTGGGAAGAAAAACGAGCTGCTCATGAGAGAGTTGAAGCTCAAGTTGCTCACCGCTGACAAGCTGGTTGACGATGCCGAGGAGAAGCAGATGACAAGCCCGACCGTGAGGAAGTGGCTCGACGATCTCAAAGAAGCTATCTACTGTTTAGGAGAGTTGCTGGACGAGATCAAAGCTGAAGCTCTTCGACGCCAGCTGGAAGGTGAGGATGACCATTCTCCTGCAGCTAGCAGCAGCACAAGCGGGATCTCGAGATCAGAGTCCAACCCTTCTTCTCCGTCCGATGAATTTCAGATTCCAACCGACTTCCCGATCCCTCCCATGCCCACGATGGGAAGCACTCCTATGTGGGATCATTCAAAC AAGGAGTTCAACATAGGCCACAAGAAAGAACTCGTCAAACTACTTCTCGGGTCGATGAGTCTGCCGTCTTCGGAagggaaaatgacaaaaaaaagagCCCTTGAAGCATTACGTTTGAATGATCCGACTGGCCCTAAAATAGGAGTGCTTCCCATCGTGGGCATGGGAGGGATCGGGAAGTCCACCCTTGCCCAACTTGTGTACAAAGATGTCAAGGGTGACTTTGATGTCCAAGCATGGGTTTTTGTCGGAGGAGAAATTGATATTCTTCAAATAGCACAAACGATACATGGGAAGATCACAAAAAACCCTTGCACGATCACAGATCTGGATCTGCTTTCTGAAGAATTGGAGGGGGTTTTGACAGGAAAAAAGTTCCTCTTCGTTCTTGATGATGTCTGGAGTGAGGATTATCTTCTCTGGAATAACTTGATGACTCACTTCAATAGCTGCGGAGGGAATATCCGAGGACGATTCTTGGTTGTTATTTGCAAAGCATGCCTTCACGGAAGACAGTGTTATTACTGCCCATCCGTATCTTGA